The genomic window aagggatttgttttcttcccaCATGTTTCACAGTAGCTACCAACTCCTTAATAAATCATGAGACAACCAGCTATATGTATtactgtcttattttttttaactctggcATTGATTGCTGAAGTTACCATGCTAATTCTGGTCAtctctttcaatttccaatttgggTTATGAACCCAGTCTAGTAATGACTTTTCTGAGACAAGCTTTGGGACCACAAGTagcacaaaaataaatgaatacgaCCTAAATGATACTTGTATAACAACTTAAAGAATGTCCATGGAGAAGAGGTTGAAGAAATCCTTTGTGACAATATAAGGTGAGTGCAGTGATATGAAGAGATATCTGAAAGGAGTTAAGTTTTCATGGAGAGACTTACATATCACATGGCAAGAAATAGAGATTTTGACAATATAATCTCCTGACTTTGAAATATGGCCAGCAATACCTATGTGTGAGGactgtttttgtttatttcatggGTGATCAAATTGCTTTAAGTTCTTGTCTTGTTCTTTATTCCCTATTGTTACTGGACAAATAAATGAAGGGAGGAGATTATTCAGGAGACACAAAGTACTTCTCTGTGCTGGAGTTTGGAGTAGAGGAAGAGAAGGTTTGTGTGGAGAGAACAgaaccaaaatgaaaagaatgaaacaacaaagaggcagaaaggaaagaaagtcaaTATTACTATTGAAATGGTCAAAGATCATTTTATTTCATAAGTAACAAAGCAAGTGTAGAGAAACCAAATTCTTACTTTGATTCCCTATTTATATTATCTTATGTCTTGATTTTAtctttctcagtctcattttcaatttttctgacAAATTAATTGTCCTCTTTGTCAATCCATTTTTAtatcccctcccctttccaaGTTTCCCTCCTTGTCAAGTTCAAGTTTCTCCATATCCCTCAATTACATCTTCCTTGTCTGCCTCACCTGTCACTTCTCCCCAAAAAACACCTTTTTATGGTATCCTCCTGAATGTGATATGAATGGATTACTAACTGCACCTCATTTCTGTCCTTTACCACTCTAGAGCCACAGCAAAGTCATTATAGAGATCCACATTgtataaaaagaggaaagaatcagTGAGAGTGATCTTCCTTTCTAGACAGGTATTCTCCTGGGATCTCATTTTCTGGCCTTATTCTGGGGACAAGTGTGCCACAGAATTAACATCAAGGATGAAGAACCTGAATAGTAATGAGGTAAGGGAGAGTTTGTTTGGGTAAGGTCCTAGAGGCAATCTATATCAGCTTATTTGTCAGTCAATTCCTTCAATAGAATGAAAGTTTATTTCAACTACAGCTTGTTCCATTCTTTGTACTTATATCCTCAGTAGCTAGCATATTGCCTGAAATGTAATGaacacttaagaaatgtttgttgatgtaGTGATTCCACTAGTAGCTGCAGTAATTTATCCCATTCCCCCAACAAAACCTAGGGGAGTTATGTTGACTCAATAACCATCCCTATTTTCTGGTATTGTGATAGACTAAACATATTCCTATGATCATGAGAATAATGAGAAAACCCAGATTTCCTCCTGGTTCCATCAATTGAAATTACTTTAAGATTTGGCAATCATAATAAGtaatcatgataataataataacacctcacATGTATATAGagcaaagagctttataaatgttatcttatttgatcctcataagaacCATGAGACATAGGTGCAATTATCATCTCCAtattacaaatgagtaaactgaagcagaccaaggttaaatgactggtcCAATGACACACAACTTAAGCATCCAATACTGGATTTAAATTAAGgtgctttctgactccaggttaaATCTCTAGTACCATCTAACCTGCTTCACTTATCTGTTTGTGGTTTAAtttcctgatttataaaatgagaatgccAGAATCCCAGTATATTTAAATGCCCAGACTAAACTAACCcatatgtaataaaaataataatatcttttcCTATTGTTggggaaataaatttaaataagacACGGGGGTATAGTAGACAGTGTTTTTGACTTGTATTCTAGAGGACCAAATCCAAATTATTTCTTAGTCACTAACTAAAACTAgttgtgaaatatttaaaatgttaaaatattgaACAGAATTTAATCTGCTTGATTCCAGTAGGTAAAACTAGTATTGCTGGGAATGTTACCaagagagaaattctatttaagaaATATGCTGCTAACAATCAAGTCACCtaaatatttaaatggaattttataaGTAATAATTTCCCAGTCCCTGCAGGTTATTACCATCATTTGTTAAGGATATTACAGTTATGTTCATGACTTAAAGCTAGAGATAtcttaaataatttcttaagTCCTTCTTACCTAAGAATTCTACGATTTTAGAAGGGATCTGGGGATGCATGAGACCACTGAACAGTAGTCCTATTTGGGGGGAAACCGTAGAAAGAGATATTTTATCAGGACTCCTTGGGAATTGTGgtgattgttttgttgattatctttataatgttgaaattatatttagattgctctctttttattttttggcaaggcaatgtggttaagtgagttgcccaaggtcacatagctagatactTATTAAGTGACTgtgacctgatttgaactcaggtcctcctgactccagggccagtgctctattgactataccacctagctgccccactagaCTGCTCCTTTAGctatgttaattttattttgtatcaatGCACACAGGTCTTGCCAGGTTTTTCAGAAACCTtgccctttttcatttctttcacatTCATAGGCCATGACTTGTGCTTATTTGCTTCCCTATATTATGTATCTAATATGTTTCATTGATCAATCACTATTTTTATctagtactatttttttttattttacaccTTTGCAGCATAGTTTGAGATCTTGTACTTCTAGGTATTTTTCCTTACCATTATTTTTAATCTTGATTAAGTCTCTTAATACTTTGACCTTTTTTCCCTTAGAGGCATTTTGTTCCTAATTTTTCTCTCTAAAGTAATTCATTCATACTTTGATTGATATACTAAATAAGTTAATTTAGGtagcaatttcatttttattacattgaatcAGTCTACCCATGAAGAGttaataattttccaaatattcatatCTGTATTTGTTTGTGTGAAGAGAATTTTGTAATTCTGTTAACATAGAGTCTGGGTGTTTCTTGGCAGGTAGGTTGCTAAACATTTTGAAATGTCTTGtcatattttaatggaatttctctttttatttttccttctaggtTATGTTgataatatattgaaatgttgatgatttctgTGGTTTTGTGTTATATCTTGGCACTTTGCTTTAGCTGTTAATTGTTTTGACTGACTTTTTAGTTTAGTGTCTAGAGTTCTTTAAGCAGATCACATATTATCTGCAACAAGTATTAGTTTTTTTCTTATggcttttgctttttcctttaatttcttgtcttattgctataggtagcatttctaatacattattgagCAATAatgatcttttattattttttagatttttcaaggcaatggggttaagtggcttgcccaaggccacatggctaggaaattattaagtgtctgaggtcgaatttgaacccaggtactcctaactccaaggccagtgctctcttcactgtgccacctagctgcccctagcaatAATGATcttaatggacatccttgcttcatccctgatcttattggaaaattTCTAGTTTATCCTTAGTAGAGACAATGCTTAGTCTTGGTTTGAGATTATTACTATCatattttctcatgtataaagtGCAACTTAattttgggggcctgaaatttgaaaaaaaatattatataaagttattgaacttctGCTCATGGTTTTCAGGCATATTTTCAACATGTatacatgcttagtccattcggtttcatgaacctgaaggaccaattgtgtcctcctttgaaatcagtaacttcctTTTCATCAGCATGTCTTCTTGCCTCATGTTGAACACATTTTTGTgcacacaggaattccaattgtcctttgctcttcaatccatatcttcaattccctGTATAAATCAGGTAATTTTGCTGACTTGCTTCTCATGTCCTTCTTCTGCCATGCCATTTTCAACAGGGTGTTTTCTTCTCATAGCCAGtcttagattgttttctcagttgaaagaaaagagaacttaCTTTCTGCatcacaatttccattcacttttgcaaactggatcacttttaacttgaattcagcactgtatgaaaatcttttctgaactatttttgggcagaatgtggcaaaacataacctaaaaCACTGGTATGTAAAACAATGAGTACAAAGACAATAAGTGCAAAAAAGTAGTgatgcaatttaaaaaatctgCAACAATGAGCACAAGTAAAAGCATTTAAAAGTGGGAATATAAGTAAAAAAATCAACTACTGTTTAGTAGTAGTTGTTagtaaattctttggaaaagaagtttttagactccaaattttttgaaaaaggttatgtcttatacatggggaaatattttatctttctccttaAGGGAAGTTCCATTTGTTCCTATGTTTTCAAgtagtgtttttttctttattaggaatgaatgttattttttgtcaaaggctttttctgcatcttaaatttttttgtttttgttattaatatggccaattatgcttatagttttcctaaaataGAGCCAATCCTGTATTCCTGGTATGAGTCAAGTCTGGTATAATATATTGGTATAATCTGTTtactaatattttaattaaaatttggcACTAATGTTTATTAGGGGAATTGGTCTATagttgtttttctctcttctggTTCTTAGCAGttctttgttttatgtttttctttaccatttgatcaattctaatttttaaggaatttgttttgttaagTAATGCTTTGTATCTCTTTTGCAAAACGGTTagtttttttcatatctttcttgATAACTCTTTGTTTCCAGGTTTCCTTTatcattcttatttgatttttaaaatctttgcttttctttgtaaaaacactttttttcccttctctaggaattcttgttgggcttgtGTTCAATGTATCTAAATAGCTTATAAACAAGatcaataggaaataattaagatatGAAAACACGTCTTAGTTAAGATTAGAAGACACTAAAATAAAAGAGTTCAAGAAATATTTCAAGTAGAGATTAATATAATAGTTGGAATATAAAGTAAGCTAAGGAGGGAAGGAgtcagagaaaaagagggagagcattTTGGGTCACAGACAAATTAGCTACAGAAAATGCCTGAATTTAACAGAAGAGTGCATTATTTGTGAAACAAAAAATTCAGTGTCAATAGATCAAAGAGGAGGAATAAGCTCTAGAAGAATAGAAAGATATGAGAGAGCTAGGTTAAGTACAAACTAGATTTTATTGATTAGGTGAGAGACATTATAAGACTTGTGCTTTTGGAAAATCACTAGTTCAGATGTGAGGGGACAAAGGCCTGCTCTGAAGTGatggcaatgtcagaggagagaagaggacataTTCGAGAGATGTTGTGTGGTGCAATTGACAGACCTTCACAAGAAGTTGGATTTGAGGGGTGGGAGATAATGAAGAATTGACAATGACATTTAGGGTGCGGGCCTGGGAAAGATGATATTGCTCTTGAGAGTAATACAAAAATTGAGAGGGAGGAGTGGTTGCTTTAGGGTAAAAGATAATTAATTCAGTTTTCGATATGTTTAGTTTGAGGTGTATGCTCCCATCTAGTTCAAGATGTATGACAGGCAATAGACAGAAAATGTAGCACTGAAAGTCAACAGAGAACTTACAACAAGATAGATATATTTGAGAATTATTACCATAGAGGAGATAATTAAATGCCTGGCaaatgatgaaatcaccaagtagtttatttaaagaaaaaaagagagttcAGAAAAATTTATACATGGAACATTTAGAGGATGTGATTTAGATTAGGATTCAGCAAACGAGTCTGAGAAACAGTTATCAGATGGATCGAAGGAGAATTAGAAGAGGGTGGTATCTTGAAAACTGGGAGAAAAGAGGGAATCAAGGTAGAGAGAATGATAGCAGTGTCAAAGGTtgcaaagagaatgaaaagaatgagGACTAAGAATAAGCCATTGGATGCATTTAATAAGAGGATACTGATAACTTTTGGAAGcctggttttttgttgttttttttttgaattataagcTCAGAAAACAAATTGTAAGACGTTAAGGAAGGGGGGCGGGAATAGAGGAACCTATTGAAAgtgttcttgtttgtttgtttgttttgtttttatattttatttatttgatttccaaactACATGCAATGTTAGTTTTTACTAAGCATCCTTTGCAAGGATTTGAGGTTTACatttttatccctccctccctcccttcccttgccACTTCCCCTGACAAAAAGTAATCTGCTATAGATTCTACATAGACAATAAGCTACAAATGGAAGAATGGATAAAGGATGATAAATTGTGGGTTTGGAAGGGTTTTTGTTCAGAATGCAAAAGTCATATGTTGATAGCCAGGAGGAAGTTAGCTAACACAGGGAGATTTTGATAAATTGAGGCAATCACTTGGAAGAAACAGGATGGAATTCAAAAATGTGTGCAGGTAGGTCTTAACCTTGAAAAAGTGTAAAATCAAGTCATCTCATCATGTTACATAGAGGTGAAGTAAAAAGTGGGACAAAATTCATGTGAGTcacatgaaatgaaaaaataaagaagagaaaactttttgagaatgactatttttttctgtaaagatATGAGGCAAATTTCTATTTGAGAGAATGAAGTTAACATATATGTGCAAGGTTTGGGAAAGGATGAAAAATTTTGGAAGAGTCACTGATGAGAATGGTATAGTGACTTGATAAAGAAGGTATTGTAAGATTGTGTAGCAGTATTGTCAGTCTAGTTGAAGTTATATCAAATAAATTTGTAATGGACCCAATCTGAACAGTTGCATGACTTTATGTTTTCCCTTTTCTgagtgttatttttttcctactacATGCAAAGAGTTTTTGGCATTCATTTTATAAGCCTtcttgtggtagcaaaaaattaaaaactgaggGGCAAcaccatttggggaatgactgaacaaattttaatTTGTGATTATGctagaatactactgtgctttagaaatgatgaagggaaaagtttaaaaaaaaacctgggtaGACTTTTGtatataagggttttttttttctttttatttgacctTCTTAGGGTAAAGAGTAAGCAGAAATATTGCTGAGTCAAATATGTCAAAAGTTTTATAGCCCTCTGGGCAAACTGTTGCCCAAAATTCCAATTTGACTTGTTAAACAAGTAGATGATAATATGAAGGTTGATATAGATATAGGAAAGGATTTCTACGGCTTCCATGGAAGGAGGCCTTCTCATATAAATACATCTATATCATACTCACTCACTAACTACTACTCCTTTTTCTAATACTTCtccttgcatttcttttattttacttaagtAATTTTTGAATAATCCCAGGGCATAACTGTCTCCTAGTAAATTCATAACATCCATTCCCCAAGTTTCagcaatttctttctcctttgctcctTTCTGTAGGTCATTCCCTGGGACCAGCTTCCTTCTGAGAATAGAAGTATGGTCAGTGAGTTCCTCTTGTTGGGCTTTTCCAATCTTCAAGAAATGCAACTTGTGctatttgttatcttctttttcctctatcttgTCATCCTTATTGGGAATATCACCATTGTCTCTGTCATCATCCTGGAACATACCCTCCATACCCCTATGTACTTCTTCCTAGGTGCTCTCTCTGTATCTGAGACCTTTTATACCTTTGCTATCCTTCCAAAGATGCTCATCAACCTTCTCTCTGTGCTCAGGACCATCTCCTTTAACAACTGTGCTGTTCAGATGGCCTTCTTCCTTGGTTTTGCAGCCAACAACTGTCTGTTGTTAGTTGTAATGGGTTATGATCGCTATGCTGCTATCTGCCACCCTCTGCGCTATCCAATCCTCATGAACTGGAGGACATGCAGAATACTAGTAGCCACTTGTGGGGTGATTGGTTTTCTGATTTCAACAACAATCACATCCTTGGTCTTCAGCTTGCCCTTCTGTAACTCCAATAAGATCAACCACTACTTTTGTGACATTTCACCTGTTATTCACCTTGCCTGTGGTATCACTTATGTTAATGAATTGTTCATATTTCTCTGTAGTGCCTTTGTGCTTATGGTCCCATTTATTTTCATCTGCATCTCCTATGGCTTCATTGTCAGCACCATCTTGAAGATTCCAACAACTGAGGGGAAGCAGAAGGCCTTTTCGACCTGTGTCTCTCACTTAACAGTGGTTGTAGTACACTATGGTTTTGCATCCTTTGTCTACCTCAGACCTTCATCCAGGGTGACATCAGTTAAAGACGAGTTGATAACAATTACCTATACCATTATTACCCCCTTGCTGAATCCCATGGTTTACAGTCTCAGAAATAAAGCTGTCCAGGTAGCCATTCAGAAAGTTATCAGCTGGGGAGAGATGTCCCACAAAACTATATAATTTAACATTTCATAACTATGAACACATAATCTTGTCATGAAGAAATGTGTTCATATCTCTTAAGAGTTATTCCATTCGAAtgaatgcttttcatttttgcatagtgatttttctgactttattatatgcttataaataaatatatatatatatatatatatatatatatatatatatatatacacatgcagatgtatgtgtataaaatatttcAGGATATCATCTTTGTGAATTGGCAGAGGGATTTAATTCCAGGGAAAGAGGCACTATGTATTATAAGTCAATGTGGAGTAGCAGAAAACTTGCTGACTATatcatcaggaagatctggattcaatcTCTTCTTTAACATTACCTGGATTGTCATAGTTGAGTCATTTAACTACTACAAACCtcaattttccccatctgtaaaatggaaataataatacatcCAGTA from Macrotis lagotis isolate mMagLag1 chromosome 2, bilby.v1.9.chrom.fasta, whole genome shotgun sequence includes these protein-coding regions:
- the LOC141512008 gene encoding olfactory receptor 10R2-like, with amino-acid sequence MKNLNSNEVIPWDQLPSENRSMVSEFLLLGFSNLQEMQLVLFVIFFFLYLVILIGNITIVSVIILEHTLHTPMYFFLGALSVSETFYTFAILPKMLINLLSVLRTISFNNCAVQMAFFLGFAANNCLLLVVMGYDRYAAICHPLRYPILMNWRTCRILVATCGVIGFLISTTITSLVFSLPFCNSNKINHYFCDISPVIHLACGITYVNELFIFLCSAFVLMVPFIFICISYGFIVSTILKIPTTEGKQKAFSTCVSHLTVVVVHYGFASFVYLRPSSRVTSVKDELITITYTIITPLLNPMVYSLRNKAVQVAIQKVISWGEMSHKTI